The following coding sequences are from one Leptolyngbya sp. NIES-3755 window:
- a CDS encoding isochorismate synthase (similar to AA sequence:cyanobase_aa:LBDG_54140): MVADVWMIVMPAIQYQLQSQLDSQDLYQFLLRCKQSIAQTVDYCIASISISVEEIDLLAVLETLVKPDQTHFYFENDQAVLAFDTTLEFQAEGRDRFLHLKQSIQSVFAKTHQIGALDTEFSGARFFCNFSFSDQTTDPLFPAARAFLPAWQISRIETRSTIVANLKITHGSDLKTTVEETLQTIQRIRSVKHNVIRLAIDTPKLFFKQQSVSHSGHYQKSVTAALKLIQQKRFSKIVLADALEVTSPLPFNLVSSLSNLRSRYPNCYIFSASNGKNATFIGASPERLVKIQHDRLFTEALAGSVPRGKTRSEDARLAATLLNGKKEKHEHQVVVDSIAQHLRNLNLTPQFSPARLLQLPNIQHLQTPIRATIQSDLHLLDAVAELHPTPAVAGAPKSIACEHLQSFEAFERSWYAAPIGWIDYQGNGEFAVGIRSAILQGNHARLFAGAGIVSGSDPEKEFAEVQLKLKALLNAIV; this comes from the coding sequence ATGGTTGCCGACGTTTGGATGATTGTTATGCCTGCGATCCAGTATCAGCTTCAGTCACAGCTTGATTCTCAAGATCTCTATCAGTTTCTTCTCAGGTGTAAACAATCGATCGCTCAAACTGTTGATTATTGTATTGCTAGTATTTCTATCTCTGTTGAAGAAATTGATTTGTTAGCAGTTTTAGAAACATTGGTTAAACCGGATCAAACTCATTTCTATTTTGAGAACGATCAAGCAGTTTTAGCATTTGATACAACCTTAGAATTTCAGGCAGAAGGGCGCGATCGCTTCCTTCATCTCAAACAATCGATTCAATCTGTATTTGCTAAAACTCACCAAATTGGAGCGCTCGACACTGAATTCTCTGGAGCGCGTTTTTTTTGTAACTTCTCTTTCTCCGATCAGACAACAGATCCTTTATTTCCTGCTGCTCGTGCGTTTCTTCCCGCGTGGCAAATTTCTCGAATTGAAACTCGATCGACGATCGTGGCAAATCTAAAAATTACTCACGGATCTGATCTCAAAACCACAGTAGAGGAAACACTACAAACGATTCAGAGAATTCGATCAGTAAAACACAATGTGATTCGATTAGCAATTGATACCCCAAAACTCTTTTTCAAACAGCAATCCGTTTCGCATTCCGGGCATTATCAGAAATCTGTCACCGCAGCATTAAAACTGATTCAACAAAAGCGTTTTAGTAAAATTGTTTTAGCTGATGCTTTAGAAGTCACTTCACCATTACCGTTTAATCTCGTTTCATCATTAAGTAATTTACGATCGCGTTATCCCAACTGTTACATTTTCTCTGCCAGTAACGGGAAGAATGCGACTTTCATCGGTGCAAGCCCAGAAAGATTAGTCAAAATTCAGCACGATCGATTATTCACCGAAGCTTTAGCTGGCTCAGTTCCGCGTGGCAAAACCCGCTCCGAAGATGCCCGACTTGCAGCAACTTTACTCAATGGAAAAAAAGAAAAACACGAGCATCAAGTCGTCGTAGATTCGATCGCGCAACACTTAAGAAATCTGAATCTCACTCCACAATTTTCCCCTGCTCGATTGCTTCAACTTCCGAATATTCAACATCTGCAAACTCCAATTCGAGCCACGATTCAATCCGATTTACATCTACTCGATGCCGTGGCAGAACTTCATCCGACTCCCGCTGTAGCAGGTGCGCCTAAGTCGATCGCGTGTGAACATCTGCAATCTTTTGAAGCGTTTGAGCGATCGTGGTATGCGGCTCCGATCGGCTGGATAGATTATCAGGGCAACGGCGAATTTGCAGTGGGAATCCGATCGGCAATTCTCCAAGGAAATCATGCTCGACTCTTCGCAGGCGCGGGAATTGTGTCAGGATCAGATCCAGAGAAGGAATTCGCTGAAGTTCAACTCAAACTGAAAGCTTTACTGAATGCCATCGTTTAA
- a CDS encoding S-adenosylmethionine:tRNA ribosyltransferase-isomerase (similar to AA sequence:cyanobase_aa:LBDG_27880), which produces MEADQLLSAYDYHLPPDRIAQNPATPRDSARLLVIETQTQHHHQVFRELDEILRPGDLLVLNNTQVIPARLHGHKTTGTEVEILLLEEHQQNQWLALVKPGRRLKPGNQIVFKPQSETEVELTAAILASDPETRGRILQFEASNGRSLLEVIDHFGEVPLPPYIQETEAEADRYQTVYADRMGAVAAPTAGLHFTPELLDRLEQRGVDRAFITLHVGVGTFRPVEVEDITQHQMHGEWIEVSPETVEKIRETKAKGGRVIAVGTTVVRSLEGASQSGALEPYCGKTNLFIYPGYEWKTVDGMVTNFHLPKSSLLMLVSALIGRERLLALYQEAIENEYRFYSFGDAMLILPEARLN; this is translated from the coding sequence GTGGAAGCTGATCAACTCCTTTCGGCTTATGACTATCATTTGCCTCCAGACCGGATCGCTCAAAATCCCGCTACACCAAGGGATAGTGCTCGTCTGCTGGTGATTGAAACTCAAACGCAACATCACCATCAAGTCTTCCGAGAGCTAGACGAAATCCTTCGACCTGGAGATTTACTCGTACTAAATAATACGCAGGTCATCCCTGCAAGGCTTCACGGTCACAAAACGACCGGAACCGAAGTCGAAATCCTTTTGCTTGAAGAACATCAACAAAATCAATGGTTGGCTTTGGTCAAACCTGGAAGACGACTCAAGCCTGGAAATCAAATTGTGTTTAAGCCGCAATCTGAAACTGAGGTGGAACTCACAGCCGCAATTCTCGCGAGTGATCCTGAGACACGCGGCAGAATTCTTCAGTTTGAAGCCTCGAATGGTCGATCGCTACTCGAAGTGATTGATCATTTTGGTGAAGTGCCATTGCCACCGTATATTCAAGAAACTGAAGCAGAAGCCGATCGATATCAAACTGTCTATGCCGATCGTATGGGTGCTGTGGCGGCTCCGACCGCAGGTTTACACTTCACGCCCGAATTGTTAGATCGCTTAGAGCAAAGAGGTGTCGATCGAGCTTTCATCACGCTGCACGTTGGGGTTGGAACCTTCCGCCCCGTTGAAGTTGAAGACATTACCCAACATCAAATGCACGGGGAATGGATCGAAGTTTCGCCTGAAACGGTAGAGAAGATTCGAGAAACGAAAGCAAAGGGTGGAAGAGTGATCGCAGTTGGAACGACCGTTGTGCGATCGCTGGAAGGGGCATCTCAATCGGGAGCGCTTGAACCGTACTGCGGCAAGACGAATCTCTTTATCTATCCCGGTTATGAATGGAAAACTGTGGACGGCATGGTTACGAACTTCCATCTACCAAAGTCCAGTTTGTTAATGCTTGTGAGTGCCTTGATTGGACGAGAGCGACTGTTAGCTTTATACCAAGAAGCGATCGAGAACGAATATCGATTCTATTCTTTCGGGGATGCCATGCTGATTTTGCCAGAAGCGCGGTTAAATTGA
- a CDS encoding 2-succinyl-5-enolpyruvyl-6-hydroxy-3-cyclohexene -1-carboxylate synthase (similar to AA sequence:cyanobase_aa:LBDG_54160) → MNLDFRNVNMLWASVLVETLARSGLKTAIVCPGSRSTPLTVAFARHPEIEAIPVLDERSASFFALGIARRTHNPVVLVCTSGSAGANFFPAVVEARESRVPLLILTADRPPELRNCNAGQAIDQQKLFGSYVNFYSEIAIPSTELSMLRYLRQTMMNAMQQTQYPLPGVVHLNLPFREPLAPIEQSGMPDQLPNDFFDHFDVSGWEIDQQLAVSRLFSSFEGRRGLMIAGVAQPKDPQRYCEAIAHLSRSLSLPVLAEALSPLRNYASLNPYLISTYDTILRNKEFAEKLAPEIVLRIGEMPTSKEVRLWLDAIQPMQFVIDPSDRSLDPIHGKTVHLPIEVESLGSFLTLPPSDFLKDWLNAESKIRQTIDQSLTQETALFEGKTAWLLSQFLPPETSLLIASSMPVRDAEYFWKPNDLKIRPFFNRGANGIDGTLSTALGIAHHQQAVMLTGDLALLHDTNGFLIRSHFQGHLTIVLINNNGGGIFGMLPIAPFDPPFEEFFATPQNIDFFKLCQTYDVKHEIIETWEQLRDRINPLPKTGIRVLELKTDRAFDANWRKTNLRHFANSL, encoded by the coding sequence ATGAATTTAGATTTTCGGAATGTGAATATGCTCTGGGCTTCGGTGCTGGTGGAAACCTTAGCTCGATCAGGCTTGAAAACGGCGATCGTCTGTCCCGGTTCTCGATCGACTCCGTTAACGGTCGCGTTTGCGCGTCATCCAGAGATCGAAGCAATTCCCGTTTTAGATGAGCGATCGGCATCTTTTTTCGCGCTCGGAATTGCTCGAAGAACTCATAATCCCGTGGTTTTAGTGTGTACGTCTGGATCGGCTGGAGCGAACTTTTTTCCCGCAGTGGTCGAAGCGCGAGAAAGTCGAGTGCCATTGTTAATCTTGACCGCAGATCGACCACCAGAATTGAGAAACTGCAATGCGGGACAAGCGATCGATCAACAGAAATTATTCGGCTCGTATGTAAATTTCTACAGTGAGATAGCGATTCCTTCAACCGAATTATCAATGCTGCGGTATTTGCGTCAAACCATGATGAATGCAATGCAGCAGACACAGTATCCGCTTCCAGGTGTGGTGCATTTGAATTTGCCGTTTCGGGAGCCATTAGCTCCAATTGAACAATCTGGAATGCCGGATCAGTTGCCAAATGATTTCTTTGATCATTTTGATGTTTCGGGTTGGGAAATTGATCAACAGCTTGCAGTGAGTCGATTATTTTCCTCATTTGAGGGGCGACGAGGCTTGATGATTGCAGGAGTCGCACAGCCGAAAGATCCGCAGCGATATTGTGAAGCGATCGCACATTTATCCCGATCGCTTTCCTTGCCTGTATTAGCTGAAGCGCTTTCTCCGTTGCGAAATTATGCAAGCCTCAATCCTTACTTAATCTCAACTTATGACACGATTTTGAGAAACAAAGAATTTGCCGAAAAACTAGCTCCTGAAATTGTTCTACGCATCGGTGAAATGCCAACCAGTAAAGAAGTTCGCTTGTGGTTAGATGCGATTCAGCCGATGCAGTTTGTGATTGATCCAAGCGATCGTAGTCTCGATCCGATTCACGGCAAAACTGTACATCTTCCGATCGAGGTCGAATCGCTCGGTTCTTTCCTAACATTGCCTCCCTCTGATTTTCTGAAAGATTGGCTGAATGCAGAATCGAAAATCAGGCAAACGATCGATCAATCTCTCACCCAAGAAACTGCATTATTTGAAGGAAAAACAGCTTGGTTGTTGTCGCAATTTCTTCCGCCTGAAACTTCATTATTGATTGCTAGTAGTATGCCTGTGCGCGATGCAGAATATTTCTGGAAACCGAACGATTTGAAGATTCGACCTTTCTTTAATCGAGGTGCGAACGGCATTGATGGAACGCTTTCAACTGCTTTAGGAATCGCGCATCATCAACAAGCAGTGATGTTAACTGGAGATTTGGCGCTGTTACATGATACGAATGGATTCTTGATCCGATCGCATTTCCAAGGACATTTAACGATCGTCCTGATCAATAACAACGGTGGCGGCATTTTTGGCATGTTACCGATCGCACCTTTCGATCCGCCATTTGAGGAATTTTTTGCCACTCCTCAGAACATCGATTTTTTCAAACTTTGTCAAACTTATGATGTCAAACATGAAATCATTGAAACCTGGGAGCAATTACGCGATCGCATCAATCCCCTTCCCAAAACTGGCATTCGAGTGCTGGAACTCAAGACCGATCGCGCCTTCGATGCCAACTGGCGCAAAACGAATCTAAGACACTTTGCGAATTCACTATGA
- a CDS encoding unspecific monooxygenase (similar to AA sequence:cyanobase_aa:LBDG_54130): MMLPPGLRSPALVQTLSLVADPIAFFDRASAQYGDTFTTRVLGLNSPPVVFLSDPDAIQAVFTTLADAFEFGKVTHVFRPLVGNESLIMQEGARHQRQRQLLMPALHREQLHSQGHLICQLTQKRMIDWNVGDAIAVRSEMSEISLQVILQVVFGLVPGVRYERLKQLLAELLEAITSPLYSTQFFFPMLQQNLGRWSPWGQFLEQMAQIDELIFAEIHDRRSQSLSNRTDILSVLMMARDEQGESMSDQELRDQLMTLLLLGHETTASGLTWAFYWLHRHRESLDRLRQELDQLGENPDPVVLSQAPYLTAVCKEALRVYPIALISQPRKVKCTIAIEGYTYQPGTILIPCIYLAHRRAKTYEQADSFVPDRFLERKFSAYEYLPFGGGSRSCVGMALSLFEMKLVLATVLSWYEFETNLDRAVRPARRGITFVPPDTFRLKVVGDRATIPELIHNS, translated from the coding sequence ATGATGTTACCGCCCGGTTTGCGTTCTCCTGCTCTCGTTCAAACTCTGTCACTCGTGGCTGACCCGATCGCATTTTTCGATCGAGCTTCAGCCCAGTACGGGGATACGTTTACGACACGAGTTTTGGGGCTGAATTCTCCACCTGTTGTATTTCTCAGCGATCCAGATGCGATTCAAGCTGTATTTACGACGCTGGCGGATGCGTTTGAATTTGGCAAAGTTACTCATGTCTTTCGTCCGCTGGTGGGCAATGAGTCGCTAATTATGCAGGAAGGAGCGCGACATCAGAGACAGCGCCAGTTATTGATGCCTGCACTGCATCGGGAACAGTTGCACAGTCAAGGGCATTTGATTTGTCAGTTGACGCAGAAACGGATGATTGACTGGAATGTGGGAGATGCGATCGCAGTTCGATCAGAGATGTCTGAAATCTCGCTGCAAGTGATTCTCCAAGTGGTGTTTGGTTTAGTTCCAGGAGTCCGCTACGAGCGACTAAAGCAACTATTAGCAGAATTACTAGAAGCAATCACATCGCCGCTGTATTCAACTCAGTTCTTTTTCCCGATGCTTCAGCAGAATTTGGGGCGTTGGAGTCCTTGGGGACAGTTTTTAGAACAGATGGCGCAGATCGATGAATTGATTTTTGCCGAAATTCACGATCGACGGTCTCAATCGCTCTCAAATCGGACGGATATTCTCTCGGTGCTGATGATGGCGCGGGATGAACAAGGCGAATCGATGAGCGATCAGGAATTGCGCGATCAGTTGATGACTTTGTTGCTATTAGGACATGAAACGACGGCATCGGGACTGACTTGGGCGTTTTACTGGTTGCATCGGCATCGGGAATCGCTCGATCGATTACGGCAAGAATTAGATCAGTTGGGCGAAAATCCTGATCCAGTGGTGCTTTCACAGGCTCCATATTTGACCGCAGTTTGTAAGGAAGCGTTGCGAGTTTATCCGATCGCATTAATTTCTCAGCCGCGCAAGGTGAAATGCACGATCGCAATTGAGGGCTATACGTACCAGCCTGGAACGATTCTGATTCCGTGCATTTATCTGGCGCACAGGCGGGCGAAAACGTATGAGCAGGCAGATTCTTTTGTGCCCGATCGCTTTTTAGAGCGGAAGTTTTCGGCGTATGAATATTTGCCATTTGGGGGTGGGAGTCGAAGTTGTGTCGGGATGGCATTGTCGTTGTTTGAAATGAAATTGGTTTTAGCAACGGTGTTGTCTTGGTATGAATTTGAAACGAATCTCGATCGAGCCGTTCGTCCTGCGCGGCGGGGAATTACCTTTGTTCCACCGGATACATTTCGATTGAAAGTGGTGGGCGATCGAGCCACGATTCCCGAACTAATACACAATTCGTAA